The following coding sequences are from one Methyloterricola oryzae window:
- a CDS encoding VWA domain-containing protein: protein MSEFHFLRPLWLLALLPHALLCWRMLRRGGRAGAWENLIEPALLPHILVHHRVGRRGRFVPVVYALGGLLGIVALAGPVWERLPAPVFRDDAALVIALDLSRTMDAADIKPSRLERARFKVADILAQRKDGLFALLVYSGGAFTVTPLTDDAHTIKAQLSALSSALMPAQGSRADLALDLAERLLKQSGLTHGDVLLITSGVNLTRAEPAAERLAGEGYRVSVLGAGGLEGAPVPLPQGGFLEDTQGNIIVSKLAAPALQQLARSGRGFYETMTAENSDIAQLLAFMSRSGRGAEGAEGQTKMDLWEERGPWLLLPLLPLAALAFRRGYLALLLCLLPMPDPAHALEWQDLWRTPDQQARQNFEAGDAAKAAETFQRPDWKAAAQYKAGQFKESVATLDGQSGALAQYNLGNALARQGRYPEAIQAYDRALAQNPGDEDARYNKELVEKALQEQKKQQQQDQKGQGKDKSDEKQDGKDQKDQHSQQDSSEESQSGDEGKDQKQPDPSQEQNGKENEGQQGQQGQQPEQGNKERESDQPQTGQGKEQDKAELQEPESRGESNSRPNEEQQASEQWLRRIPDDPGGLLKRKFYYQYQQRQGQGRGRQP from the coding sequence GTGAGCGAATTCCATTTTCTCAGGCCTTTGTGGCTGCTGGCCTTGCTGCCCCATGCCTTGCTGTGCTGGCGGATGCTGCGGCGCGGCGGGCGGGCCGGCGCCTGGGAAAACCTGATCGAGCCAGCGCTGCTGCCCCATATCCTGGTGCATCATCGGGTCGGCAGGCGCGGTCGATTCGTCCCTGTGGTCTACGCACTGGGCGGCTTGCTGGGCATCGTTGCCCTGGCCGGGCCGGTATGGGAGCGATTGCCGGCACCCGTCTTCCGCGACGATGCGGCCCTGGTCATCGCCCTGGACCTGTCCCGCACCATGGATGCGGCGGACATCAAGCCCAGCCGCCTGGAGCGCGCGCGCTTCAAGGTGGCCGACATCCTGGCGCAGCGCAAGGACGGGCTGTTCGCCCTGCTGGTTTACTCGGGGGGCGCCTTTACGGTCACCCCGCTCACGGACGATGCCCACACCATCAAGGCGCAGTTGTCCGCCTTGAGTTCGGCCTTGATGCCGGCGCAGGGCAGCCGCGCCGACCTGGCCCTGGATCTCGCCGAACGGCTGCTCAAGCAATCCGGCCTGACCCACGGGGATGTGTTGCTGATCACCAGCGGGGTCAATCTGACCCGGGCCGAGCCCGCGGCGGAACGCCTGGCCGGAGAGGGCTACCGCGTGTCGGTGCTGGGCGCGGGAGGGCTGGAAGGCGCGCCCGTCCCACTGCCCCAGGGCGGGTTCCTGGAAGACACCCAGGGCAATATCATCGTATCCAAGCTGGCCGCTCCCGCGCTGCAGCAGCTGGCCCGGAGCGGACGCGGGTTCTACGAGACCATGACGGCGGAAAACTCGGATATCGCCCAATTGCTGGCCTTCATGTCTCGCAGCGGGAGAGGGGCAGAAGGCGCGGAAGGCCAGACCAAAATGGATCTGTGGGAAGAGCGCGGCCCCTGGCTGCTGCTGCCGCTGCTGCCGCTGGCGGCCCTGGCCTTCCGGCGCGGCTATCTGGCCCTGCTGCTGTGCCTGCTGCCGATGCCGGACCCGGCGCATGCCTTGGAATGGCAGGACCTGTGGCGCACGCCGGACCAGCAGGCGCGGCAGAACTTTGAGGCGGGGGACGCCGCCAAGGCGGCGGAGACCTTTCAGCGCCCTGACTGGAAGGCCGCCGCCCAGTACAAGGCCGGCCAGTTCAAGGAGTCGGTCGCCACCCTGGATGGGCAGTCGGGCGCTCTAGCGCAGTACAACCTGGGCAATGCCCTGGCTCGCCAGGGGCGCTACCCGGAGGCCATCCAGGCCTATGACCGGGCCCTGGCGCAGAATCCCGGCGACGAGGACGCCCGCTATAACAAGGAACTGGTGGAAAAGGCCTTGCAGGAGCAGAAGAAGCAGCAACAGCAGGACCAGAAAGGGCAGGGCAAGGATAAGTCCGACGAAAAGCAGGACGGCAAGGACCAGAAGGATCAGCATTCGCAGCAGGATTCCTCCGAAGAGTCCCAGTCCGGCGACGAGGGCAAGGATCAGAAGCAGCCGGACCCGTCCCAGGAACAGAATGGCAAGGAAAACGAGGGACAGCAGGGGCAGCAGGGGCAGCAGCCGGAACAAGGCAATAAGGAGCGGGAATCCGACCAGCCCCAGACCGGCCAGGGGAAGGAGCAGGACAAGGCCGAACTCCAGGAGCCTGAAAGCCGAGGCGAGTCCAACTCGCGTCCCAATGAGGAGCAGCAGGCCAGCGAACAGTGGCTGCGGCGCATTCCCGATGACCCGGGCGGCCTGTTGAAGCGCAAGTTCTATTACCAGTATCAGCAGCGGCAAGGCCAAGGCAGGGGCCG